One genomic window of Kaistia geumhonensis includes the following:
- the rbfA gene encoding 30S ribosome-binding factor RbfA, with translation MARTASNGKKIGTPGQRQLRVGELVRHALAEILARGELREPELERVVVTIPEVRLSPDLKIATAYVMPLGGQNVEGVVAALDRHRRFLRGEVAHRINMKFAPDLRFRVDTSFEQGSRIDALLRSDPVVRHDVEAAAEDGDDDDGGVDETRQG, from the coding sequence ATGGCCAGAACGGCTTCCAACGGCAAGAAGATCGGCACGCCCGGTCAGCGCCAGCTGCGTGTCGGCGAACTCGTGCGCCATGCCCTCGCCGAGATTCTCGCGCGCGGCGAACTGCGCGAGCCCGAGCTCGAGCGCGTCGTGGTGACGATCCCCGAGGTGCGGCTTTCGCCCGATCTCAAGATCGCGACCGCCTATGTGATGCCGCTCGGCGGCCAGAACGTCGAGGGCGTCGTCGCCGCGCTCGATCGCCACCGTCGCTTTCTCCGTGGCGAGGTGGCGCATCGCATCAACATGAAATTCGCGCCCGACCTGCGCTTCCGCGTCGATACCTCCTTCGAGCAGGGCTCGCGCATCGACGCGCTGCTGCGCTCCGATCCCGTCGTCCGCCACGATGTCGAGGCCGCCGCCGAGGACGGGGACGACGATGACGGCGGCGTCGACGAGACGCGCCAGGGCTGA
- a CDS encoding RNA-binding protein — protein MVRRREPTIRSCVVSRLAMPSDQLIRFVLDPEGRVVPDLRRRLPGRGVWVTARREMVAAAERKRLFARGFKTAVTVEPGLADRVAGLLEDGAVQALSFARKAGEIVAGFAKVEAAIAKGGVVAVLQAREAADDGRAKIAAALRRRYGSADAVPIVRIFRSEQLDLALGRTNVIHAALLAGRASENVMERVAALARFLGEDGPVGVGDGDLGIGPGHDLKQIDGPTSELPEVPEKMRRDRARDPQD, from the coding sequence ATGGTGCGACGCAGGGAGCCGACGATCAGAAGCTGCGTCGTGTCGCGGCTGGCGATGCCGTCGGACCAGTTGATCCGTTTCGTGCTCGACCCCGAGGGGCGGGTGGTGCCGGATCTGCGCCGCCGTCTTCCCGGACGCGGCGTCTGGGTGACGGCGCGCCGCGAGATGGTCGCGGCGGCGGAGCGCAAGCGCTTGTTCGCACGCGGCTTCAAGACGGCGGTGACCGTCGAGCCGGGTCTCGCCGATCGCGTGGCGGGGCTGCTGGAGGATGGAGCCGTTCAGGCCCTGTCCTTCGCCCGCAAGGCCGGCGAGATCGTCGCCGGTTTCGCCAAGGTGGAGGCGGCGATCGCCAAGGGCGGCGTCGTCGCCGTGCTGCAGGCGCGCGAGGCGGCCGATGATGGCCGCGCGAAAATCGCGGCGGCGCTCAGGCGCCGCTACGGGAGTGCCGATGCCGTTCCGATTGTCCGGATCTTCCGATCCGAACAATTGGATTTGGCATTGGGGCGGACAAATGTGATACATGCTGCACTGCTCGCCGGCCGAGCGAGCGAGAATGTCATGGAGCGTGTCGCCGCGCTCGCCCGTTTTCTGGGAGAAGACGGGCCTGTCGGCGTTGGCGACGGTGACCTTGGCATCGGCCCTGGCCACGACCTGAAACAGATCGACGGCCCGACAAGCGAATTGCCGGAAGTGCCCGAGAAGATGCGCCGTGACAGGGCGCGAGACCCGCAGGACTGA
- the infB gene encoding translation initiation factor IF-2, translating to MNDTSNSGDKDVGGAKKTLSLKGRDLERGTVRQSFSHGRTNTVVVEKKKRVVIPGKSEGPQAAAPAAASAPAARPAAPAPQQPARPAQPQASQTRTIQSNTQARPTPAAPSQSTRSQPQRSGMVLRQLSSDELDARARALADARIRDAEERRQAEEDAKRRVIEEARLAKEREEAAKRQAEEDARRAAEAVVKERAEEAARRRLGEEKPRAATTPAARPAGERAPDAAEKPGARTAAPGARAPGRADDEEDRSGGLRPSTTKRPKAVDPKPVKKDDGKPRGRLTLSNALDDSERERSLASVRRRRERERARLMAQGPREKISREVVIPETITIGDLANRMSERAVDVIKFLMKQGQLLKATDVIDADMAQIIAEDMGHTVRRVAESDVEEGLFDRQDADAELVSRPPVVTIMGHVDHGKTSLLDAIRKTNVVSGEAGGITQHIGAYQVEQDGQKITFIDTPGHAAFTAMRQRGARATDVVILVVAADDGVMPQTIEAIHHARAAGVPIIVAINKIDKPDADPTRVRTELLQHEVFVESMGGETLDVEVSAKTGANLDRLLETVLLQAEVLDLKADPRRVADGVVIEAKLDKGRGPVATVLVQGGTLHPGDIIVAGSEWGRVRALVDDHGKTVSEAPPSMPVEVLGFQSAPEAGDRFAVVENEARAREIADYRARQKREKAVARQTSARGSLAEMMSQRQSAGLKEFPLVIKGDVQGSVEAIIGALDALGTSEVVARILHAGVGGVTESDVTLAAASNAAIIGFNVRANKQARDVADRDGIEIRYYNVIYDLVDDVKAAMSGLLTPERRETMLGNAEILEIFNITKVGKVAGCRVTDGTVERGANVRLIRDNVVIHEGKLSTLKRFKDEVKEVPAGQECGMAFERYEDMRAGDVIECYRVEEIKRSL from the coding sequence ATGAACGATACGAGCAATAGCGGCGACAAGGATGTTGGCGGCGCGAAGAAGACGCTGAGCCTCAAGGGCCGTGACCTCGAGCGCGGGACCGTCAGGCAGAGCTTCTCGCACGGGCGCACCAACACCGTCGTCGTCGAGAAGAAGAAGCGGGTGGTGATCCCCGGCAAGAGCGAGGGACCGCAGGCCGCGGCTCCTGCTGCCGCGTCGGCTCCCGCCGCGCGCCCGGCCGCGCCCGCCCCGCAGCAGCCGGCACGCCCGGCGCAGCCGCAGGCTTCGCAGACTCGGACCATCCAGTCCAACACGCAGGCAAGGCCGACGCCCGCCGCGCCGTCGCAGTCGACGCGGTCCCAGCCGCAGCGCTCCGGCATGGTCCTGCGCCAGCTTTCGTCCGACGAGCTGGATGCCCGTGCCCGTGCGCTCGCCGATGCCCGCATCCGCGATGCCGAGGAGCGGCGCCAGGCCGAGGAAGACGCCAAGCGCCGCGTGATCGAGGAGGCTCGCCTCGCCAAGGAGCGCGAGGAAGCCGCCAAGCGCCAGGCCGAGGAAGACGCACGTCGCGCCGCCGAGGCCGTCGTCAAGGAGCGCGCCGAGGAAGCGGCCCGTCGCCGTCTCGGCGAAGAGAAGCCCCGCGCCGCCACGACGCCGGCCGCTCGCCCTGCCGGCGAACGCGCGCCCGACGCCGCCGAGAAGCCCGGTGCCCGCACCGCCGCTCCCGGCGCCCGCGCCCCCGGGCGTGCCGACGACGAGGAGGATCGCTCCGGCGGTCTGCGTCCGTCCACGACCAAGCGTCCGAAGGCGGTCGATCCGAAGCCCGTCAAGAAGGACGACGGCAAGCCGCGCGGCCGCCTGACGCTTTCGAACGCGCTGGACGATTCTGAGCGCGAGCGTTCGCTCGCCTCGGTCCGCCGCCGCCGCGAGCGTGAGCGGGCCCGCCTCATGGCACAGGGTCCGCGCGAGAAGATCTCCCGTGAAGTGGTCATCCCCGAGACGATCACCATCGGCGATCTCGCCAACCGCATGTCGGAGCGCGCCGTCGACGTCATCAAGTTCCTGATGAAGCAGGGCCAGCTCCTGAAGGCGACCGACGTGATCGACGCCGACATGGCGCAGATCATCGCCGAGGACATGGGCCACACCGTGCGCCGCGTCGCGGAGTCGGACGTCGAGGAGGGTCTGTTCGACCGCCAGGACGCCGATGCCGAGCTCGTCTCGCGTCCGCCGGTCGTCACGATCATGGGCCATGTCGACCACGGCAAGACCTCGCTGCTCGACGCCATCCGCAAGACGAATGTCGTCTCCGGCGAGGCCGGCGGCATCACGCAGCATATTGGCGCCTACCAGGTCGAGCAGGATGGTCAGAAGATCACCTTCATCGACACGCCCGGCCACGCCGCCTTCACGGCGATGCGCCAGCGCGGCGCCCGCGCCACCGACGTCGTCATCCTCGTGGTGGCGGCTGACGACGGCGTGATGCCGCAGACGATCGAGGCGATCCATCACGCCCGCGCCGCGGGTGTGCCGATCATCGTCGCCATCAACAAGATCGACAAGCCTGACGCCGATCCGACCCGGGTGCGCACCGAACTCCTCCAGCACGAGGTGTTCGTCGAATCCATGGGCGGCGAGACGCTCGACGTCGAGGTTTCGGCCAAGACGGGTGCCAATCTCGACCGTCTGCTCGAGACCGTGCTGCTGCAGGCCGAAGTGCTTGATCTCAAGGCCGATCCCCGCCGCGTCGCCGACGGCGTCGTCATCGAGGCCAAGCTCGACAAGGGCCGCGGCCCGGTCGCGACCGTCCTCGTTCAAGGCGGCACGCTGCATCCCGGCGACATCATCGTCGCGGGTTCCGAATGGGGCCGCGTCCGCGCGCTCGTCGACGATCACGGCAAGACCGTGTCGGAGGCGCCGCCGTCGATGCCCGTCGAGGTGCTCGGTTTCCAGAGTGCGCCCGAGGCCGGCGACCGTTTCGCGGTCGTCGAGAACGAGGCCCGTGCCCGCGAGATCGCCGATTACCGCGCCCGCCAGAAGCGCGAGAAGGCCGTCGCCCGCCAGACTTCGGCGCGCGGCTCGCTCGCCGAAATGATGAGCCAGCGCCAGAGCGCCGGCCTCAAGGAATTCCCGCTTGTCATCAAGGGTGACGTGCAGGGTTCCGTCGAGGCGATCATCGGCGCGCTGGACGCGCTCGGCACTTCGGAAGTCGTCGCCCGCATCCTGCATGCCGGCGTCGGCGGCGTCACCGAGTCCGACGTCACGCTGGCCGCCGCCTCGAACGCGGCGATCATCGGCTTCAATGTCCGCGCCAACAAGCAGGCGCGCGACGTGGCCGATCGGGATGGCATCGAGATCCGCTACTACAACGTCATCTACGACCTCGTGGACGACGTGAAGGCAGCGATGTCCGGCCTGCTGACGCCGGAACGGCGCGAGACCATGCTCGGCAATGCGGAGATCCTCGAGATCTTCAACATCACCAAGGTCGGCAAGGTCGCGGGCTGCCGCGTCACCGACGGCACGGTCGAGCGTGGGGCCAATGTCCGCCTCATCCGCGACAACGTCGTCATCCACGAAGGCAAGCTCTCGACGCTCAAGCGCTTCAAGGACGAGGTCAAGGAAGTGCCGGCCGGCCAGGAATGCGGCATGGCCTTCGAGCGCTACGAAGACATGCGCGCGGGCGACGTCATCGAGTGCTACCGCGTCGAGGAGATCAAGCGCTCGCTGTAA
- the nusA gene encoding transcription termination factor NusA — MAVSANRLELLQIADAVAREKVIDRQIVIAAMEDAIQKAARSRYGSETDVRAEINPKTGEIRLQRLLQVVEQVENPATEIALELATDQNPAARVGDYIAEPLPPMDFGRIAAQSAKQVIVQKVREAERDRQFDEYKDRIGEIVNGQVKRVEYGNVIVDLGRGEGIVRRDELIPRETFRYGDRIRSYVYDVRREQRGPQIFLSRTHPQFMAKLFAQEVPEIYDGIIEVKAVARDPGSRAKMAVISRDSSIDPVGACVGMRGSRVQAVVNELQGEKIDIIPWSPDPATFIVNGLQPAEVAKVVLDEEAERIEVVVPDDQLSLAIGRRGQNVRLASQLTGWDIDILTEQEESERRQKEFQERSTLFNTALDADEVVGQLLASEGFASLEEIAFVDSDELASIEGFDEETAAELQQRARDYLERIEAEHDEERKALGVADELKELPGMTSSMLVALGKDGIKTVEDFAGYVPDDLVGWAERGEGETKRHGGLLDKFGLSRADAERMIMTARVKVGWITEEEAAAETEEAAEETEA, encoded by the coding sequence ATGGCAGTCAGCGCCAACCGGCTCGAGCTCTTGCAGATCGCCGACGCGGTCGCCCGAGAGAAGGTGATCGACCGGCAGATCGTCATTGCGGCGATGGAAGACGCTATCCAGAAGGCCGCGCGCTCGCGCTACGGCTCGGAGACCGATGTCCGCGCCGAGATCAACCCGAAGACCGGCGAGATCCGCCTCCAGCGCCTGTTGCAGGTGGTCGAGCAGGTCGAGAACCCGGCGACCGAGATCGCGCTCGAACTCGCGACCGACCAGAACCCCGCCGCCCGCGTCGGCGACTATATCGCCGAGCCGCTGCCGCCGATGGATTTCGGACGCATCGCCGCGCAGTCGGCCAAGCAGGTCATCGTGCAGAAGGTGCGGGAGGCCGAGCGCGACCGGCAGTTCGACGAGTACAAGGATCGCATCGGCGAGATCGTCAACGGCCAGGTCAAGCGCGTCGAATATGGCAATGTCATCGTCGACCTCGGCCGTGGCGAAGGTATCGTGCGCCGCGACGAACTTATCCCGCGCGAGACCTTCCGCTACGGCGACCGCATCCGCTCCTATGTCTACGACGTGCGGCGCGAGCAGCGCGGACCGCAGATCTTCCTGTCGCGCACCCATCCCCAGTTCATGGCCAAGCTCTTCGCGCAGGAAGTGCCGGAGATCTATGACGGCATCATCGAGGTGAAGGCCGTCGCCCGCGATCCGGGCTCGCGCGCCAAGATGGCCGTCATCTCGCGCGACAGCTCGATCGATCCGGTCGGCGCCTGCGTCGGCATGCGCGGCAGCCGCGTCCAGGCGGTCGTGAACGAGTTGCAGGGCGAGAAGATCGACATCATCCCGTGGTCGCCTGATCCCGCGACCTTCATTGTCAACGGCCTGCAGCCGGCGGAAGTCGCCAAGGTCGTGCTCGACGAAGAGGCCGAGCGTATTGAAGTCGTGGTCCCGGATGACCAACTGTCGCTTGCGATCGGCCGTCGCGGCCAGAACGTCCGCCTCGCCTCGCAGCTGACCGGCTGGGACATCGACATCCTCACCGAGCAGGAGGAGTCGGAACGCCGGCAGAAGGAATTTCAAGAGCGTTCAACACTTTTCAACACGGCACTCGACGCCGACGAGGTGGTCGGCCAGCTGCTCGCCTCGGAAGGTTTCGCCTCGCTGGAGGAGATCGCCTTCGTCGATTCCGACGAGCTCGCATCCATCGAGGGCTTCGACGAGGAGACCGCGGCCGAGCTGCAGCAGCGCGCCCGCGACTATCTCGAGCGGATCGAGGCCGAGCATGACGAAGAGCGCAAGGCGCTCGGCGTCGCCGACGAACTCAAGGAACTGCCGGGCATGACCAGCTCGATGCTGGTGGCGCTCGGCAAGGACGGGATCAAGACTGTCGAGGATTTCGCCGGCTATGTTCCCGACGACCTGGTCGGCTGGGCGGAGCGCGGCGAAGGCGAGACGAAGCGCCATGGCGGGCTGCTCGACAAGTTCGGCCTGTCGCGCGCCGATGCCGAGCGCATGATCATGACGGCGCGCGTCAAGGTCGGCTGGATCACCGAGGAAGAGGCCGCGGCCGAGACCGAGGAAGCAGCCGAGGAGACCGAGGCCTGA